One Pseudomonas ekonensis DNA window includes the following coding sequences:
- a CDS encoding alpha/beta fold hydrolase: protein MRDRLILLPGWGLGASPLEPLVAALRGLDEHLKVEIEPLPALDSGDPQDWLDELDRRLPQDAWLGGWSLGGMLASELAARRGEHCCGLLTLASNPSFVVRDQWPSAMAQDTFAAFLAGCGADPQATLKRFSLLCAQGAQDPRGVSRQLLARAPATSPGVLTAGLHVLSRLDTRGALQAFHGPQLHLFAGLDGLVPAEAAGELFALIADVEVGLVEQASHAFPLENPDGVAGAIQAFLHECGDD, encoded by the coding sequence ATGCGTGACCGACTGATCCTGCTGCCCGGCTGGGGGCTGGGCGCATCGCCGCTGGAGCCGCTGGTCGCCGCGCTGCGCGGGCTCGACGAACACCTGAAGGTCGAGATCGAGCCGTTGCCGGCGCTGGATTCCGGCGACCCGCAAGACTGGCTGGATGAGCTCGACCGACGCCTTCCCCAGGACGCCTGGCTCGGCGGCTGGTCGCTGGGCGGGATGCTCGCCAGCGAACTGGCGGCGCGTCGCGGCGAACATTGCTGCGGCTTGTTGACCTTGGCGAGCAACCCGTCCTTTGTCGTGCGCGACCAATGGCCGAGCGCGATGGCGCAGGACACCTTCGCGGCGTTCCTGGCCGGATGCGGCGCCGATCCGCAGGCGACCCTCAAGCGTTTCTCGCTGTTGTGCGCCCAGGGCGCGCAAGACCCGCGGGGCGTGTCGCGGCAGTTGCTCGCCCGTGCGCCGGCCACATCGCCGGGCGTGCTGACGGCCGGACTGCATGTGCTTTCCCGCCTGGACACCCGCGGGGCCTTGCAGGCCTTTCACGGACCGCAACTGCACCTGTTCGCCGGCCTCGACGGGTTGGTGCCGGCCGAGGCGGCGGGCGAACTGTTCGCGTTGATCGCGGATGTCGAGGTCGGTCTGGTCGAGCAGGCCAGCCATGCATTCCCGCTGGAGAACCCCGACGGGGTGGCGGGCGCGATCCAGGCTTTTCTACATGAGTGCGGTGATGACTGA
- the bioC gene encoding malonyl-ACP O-methyltransferase BioC, with the protein MTELSSAAPGGLPDKRQVAASFSRAAASYDSVAELQRDVGNQLMQRLPEGFVPSRWLDLGCGTGHFTRALAERFDAGQGLALDIAEGMLDHARPLGGADYFVAGDAERLPLRNSTCDLVFSSLAVQWCADFGSVLAEASRVLKPGGIFAFASLCTGTLYELRDSWRQVDGLVHVNRFREFERYGQLCAASGLRTVSLENRPHVLHYPDVRSLTHELKALGAHNLNPGRPGGLTGRARILGLVEAYERFRQAQGLPATYQVVYAVLEKPL; encoded by the coding sequence ATGACTGAATTGTCCAGCGCTGCACCCGGCGGCTTGCCAGACAAGCGCCAGGTGGCAGCTTCTTTTTCCCGGGCGGCGGCCAGCTACGACAGCGTCGCCGAGTTGCAGCGCGATGTCGGCAACCAGTTGATGCAGCGCTTGCCTGAGGGCTTCGTGCCGTCCCGCTGGCTCGACTTGGGCTGCGGCACCGGGCATTTCACCCGTGCGTTGGCCGAACGTTTCGACGCCGGCCAAGGGCTGGCGCTGGACATCGCCGAGGGCATGCTCGACCACGCTCGTCCGTTGGGCGGTGCCGATTACTTCGTGGCGGGGGATGCCGAGCGTCTGCCCCTGCGGAACTCGACCTGCGACCTGGTGTTCTCCAGCCTGGCGGTGCAGTGGTGCGCCGACTTCGGGTCGGTGCTCGCCGAAGCGTCGCGGGTGCTGAAACCGGGCGGGATCTTTGCGTTTGCTAGTCTTTGCACAGGGACGCTGTACGAACTGCGCGACAGTTGGCGTCAGGTCGATGGCCTGGTGCATGTCAACCGGTTCCGCGAGTTCGAGCGGTACGGGCAATTGTGCGCGGCCAGCGGCTTGCGCACGGTCAGCCTGGAAAACCGGCCCCATGTGCTGCACTACCCGGACGTGCGCAGCCTGACCCATGAACTCAAGGCCTTGGGGGCGCACAACCTCAACCCCGGCCGGCCGGGCGGGTTGACCGGGCGGGCGCGGATCCTCGGGCTGGTCGAGGCGTACGAGCGGTTTCGGCAGGCGCAGGGACTGCCGGCGACTTATCAAGTGGTCTATGCCGTGTTGGAGAAACCCTTATGA